Genomic DNA from Candidatus Poribacteria bacterium:
GCACCCGGTCATCGTCACGCCCGGAACGTCGAGCACTGCCCGCAAGGCGGGGACGGCTCCCGACGATGCCGCTGTCCTGTTTGACGGGACCGACCTCTCGAAGTGGGAGAGCGTCAAGGGAGGTCCCGCACAGTGGAAGGTATCGGGCGGCGCGATGACCGTGACGCGAACCGGCGACATCCAGACGAAGCAGCACTTCGGCGACTGCCAACTTCACCTGGAGTTCGCCACACCGAAGGTCGTCAAGGGCAACAGCCAGGGCAGGGGTAACAGCGGCGTATTCCTGATGGGTCGGTACGAGATCCAGGTCCTCGACGGCTACGACAACCCGACCTACGCGGACGGAACCACGGCGGCGATCTACGGCCAGTATCCGCCGCTGGTGAGCGCCTGCCGCGCGCCCGGCGAATGGCAGACCTACGACATCGTCTTCCGCGCGCCGCGCTGGAACGACGGCAAGCTGCGCGCTCCGGCGTACATCACCGTGCTCTACAACGGGATCGTCGTCCACAACCACACGGCGGCGATGGGTCCGACGGGGCATCGATCCGTGTCCAACTACGACACGCCGCATCCGGACAAGGGCCCGTTGCGCCTCCAGGACCACGGCGACAAGGTTCGGTTCCGCAACATCTGGATGCGCGAACTGACCGACTACGACGCGTAGCGGCTCCCGCGTCGCGTCTCGATGGATCGAGCCCACGAGCCCGCACCCAGACGGAGCGTCGGTGTGGGCTCGTGTGGTGCTCGCCGAACGGAGGCAAGCATGAAGTTCCTGGTGTTCCCGGCGGTCGATGATCGGACGCTCGCTGCCCTGCAGGCAGCCGCGCCGGACGCCATCATCGCCAACGTGCGTACCGAGAGGGAGGCGGTCGAAGCGATCCGCAACGCCGACGGCATGTACGGGAACCTGACGCCGCGCCTGCTGGAGGCGGCGACGCGCCTGCGCTGGGTTCAGACGCCCATCGCCGGGCTCGAACACTACATGTTCCCAGCGCTCGCCGCGAGCGACGTGACGCTGACGAACATGCGGGGCATCTACAGCGATGCCATCGCGGATCAGGCGATGGGCTACGTCCTCATGTTCGCTCGCGGGCTCCACGTCTACGTGAGGAGGCAACTCAGGTCGGAGTGGCGTGGTGGCGTGCCGGTCGTTCCGCTCGCTGGAGCGACGATGGGCGTTGTCGGACTTGGGGGCATCGGAACCGAGGTCGCGCGTCGGGCGTCGGCATGTCAGATGCGCGTCGTCGCGACGAACGCTGTGCCCGTCGAGAAGCCCGATTTCGTCGATCAGCTATGGGACTCGTCGGGTCTGGACGAACTGCTCGCCGCGTCGGATTTCATCGTGAGCTGCGTGCCCCATACGCCCGACACGGTTCGGCTCTTCGACGCGGATCGGATCGCGCGGATGAAGCGGAGCGCGTTCCTCATCAACATCTCGCGGGGCGTCGTCGTGGACCTGGCGGCGCTCACGGAAGCGCTCACGGCGGGAACCATCGCGGGAGTAGCACTGGATGTCTTCGAGACGGAGCCGTTGCCGCCGGACCATCCGCTCTGGTCGATGGAGAACGCCATCCTCACGCCACACGTCGCCGGTGCGGACCCTGGCGTGGGCGGACGGCGAC
This window encodes:
- a CDS encoding DUF1080 domain-containing protein — encoded protein: MLPDSKWRVHDGKRPHPVIVTPGTSSTARKAGTAPDDAAVLFDGTDLSKWESVKGGPAQWKVSGGAMTVTRTGDIQTKQHFGDCQLHLEFATPKVVKGNSQGRGNSGVFLMGRYEIQVLDGYDNPTYADGTTAAIYGQYPPLVSACRAPGEWQTYDIVFRAPRWNDGKLRAPAYITVLYNGIVVHNHTAAMGPTGHRSVSNYDTPHPDKGPLRLQDHGDKVRFRNIWMRELTDYDA
- a CDS encoding D-2-hydroxyacid dehydrogenase codes for the protein MDRAHEPAPRRSVGVGSCGARRTEASMKFLVFPAVDDRTLAALQAAAPDAIIANVRTEREAVEAIRNADGMYGNLTPRLLEAATRLRWVQTPIAGLEHYMFPALAASDVTLTNMRGIYSDAIADQAMGYVLMFARGLHVYVRRQLRSEWRGGVPVVPLAGATMGVVGLGGIGTEVARRASACQMRVVATNAVPVEKPDFVDQLWDSSGLDELLAASDFIVSCVPHTPDTVRLFDADRIARMKRSAFLINISRGVVVDLAALTEALTAGTIAGVALDVFETEPLPPDHPLWSMENAILTPHVAGADPGVGGRRLAVVCENLRRFVSGESLTNVVDKRRWC